A single Gemmatimonadota bacterium DNA region contains:
- a CDS encoding peptidase M55 — protein MLNRLIVGLGLMTLATAPLAAQRPIKVFISADMEGITGVVTGEQLSPAGFEYARFREFMTADVLAAIQGAREAGATQFVVADAHGNMQNLLIDRFSPDVTIVRGSPRPLEMMDGIDSTFSAVIFIGYHSATTNARGVRAHTISSATFAAVEVNGVPMAESGINAAVAGYFGVPVVLVSGDDQAVAEVTQLLGNVEGAVVKQSIGFHAAATMTPEAGQALIRARAKAAITRLKDFKPHILRGPFALDLTYKSYTPAEAMAMLPGIERRTAHTVRYQARTIPDLVRFLVFATTYRSDLTP, from the coding sequence ATGCTCAATCGACTGATCGTGGGCCTTGGCCTGATGACGCTCGCCACCGCACCGCTCGCGGCCCAGCGGCCGATCAAGGTGTTCATCTCGGCCGATATGGAGGGCATTACCGGGGTCGTGACCGGTGAACAACTGAGCCCGGCCGGGTTCGAATACGCCCGGTTTCGGGAGTTCATGACGGCTGACGTGTTGGCGGCTATTCAAGGCGCCCGGGAGGCTGGGGCAACCCAGTTCGTGGTGGCCGATGCCCACGGCAACATGCAGAACTTGCTGATCGACCGGTTCTCGCCCGACGTGACGATCGTCCGCGGGAGCCCCCGGCCGCTCGAGATGATGGACGGAATCGATTCGACCTTCAGTGCAGTGATCTTCATCGGCTACCACTCGGCAACGACCAATGCCCGAGGAGTGCGGGCCCACACCATTTCGAGCGCGACCTTTGCCGCCGTCGAAGTCAACGGGGTGCCGATGGCCGAGTCGGGGATCAACGCGGCCGTCGCCGGTTACTTCGGGGTGCCGGTGGTCCTGGTGAGCGGGGACGACCAAGCAGTGGCCGAGGTGACGCAACTGCTTGGCAATGTCGAGGGAGCGGTGGTCAAACAGTCGATTGGATTTCACGCGGCCGCCACGATGACCCCGGAGGCCGGGCAGGCGCTGATTCGGGCCCGGGCCAAAGCGGCGATCACCCGGCTCAAGGACTTCAAGCCCCACATCCTCCGGGGACCGTTCGCGCTGGATCTCACCTACAAGAGCTACACACCCGCGGAAGCCATGGCGATGCTGCCAGGGATTGAACGACGGACTGCGCACACGGTTCGGTATCAAGCCAGAACCATCCCCGACCTCGTTCGTTTCCTGGTGTTTGCGACGACGTACCGGTCGGACTTGACGCCCTGA
- the pdxH gene encoding pyridoxamine 5'-phosphate oxidase: MTLANERIEYRQGSLDESTVAVEPFAQFRDWYQQALTAAVPEPNAMTLATVSDGQPSARIVLLKGVDDRGFLFFSDYRSQKGTELERNPRAALVFFWQPLERQVRVTGSVERVSRTESEAYFDSRPEGSKLGAWTSCQSRVIADRSVLERSLAEVTARFQGQSAPCPPDWGGYRVIPDTVEFWQGRQSRLHDRFRFRHLAGLWHRDRLSP, encoded by the coding sequence ATGACATTGGCCAACGAACGAATCGAATACCGGCAAGGAAGTCTCGATGAGTCGACCGTGGCGGTCGAGCCCTTTGCCCAGTTTCGGGATTGGTACCAGCAGGCGCTCACGGCCGCGGTGCCGGAGCCGAACGCGATGACGCTGGCCACGGTGTCCGACGGCCAACCCTCCGCCCGGATCGTACTCCTGAAAGGGGTCGACGACCGCGGCTTTCTGTTCTTCTCCGACTATCGGAGCCAGAAGGGAACCGAACTGGAGCGGAATCCCCGAGCGGCGCTGGTGTTCTTCTGGCAACCACTCGAACGGCAGGTTCGAGTGACCGGCTCGGTCGAACGAGTCAGTCGGACGGAATCGGAGGCCTACTTCGATTCCCGGCCCGAGGGCAGCAAGCTCGGGGCGTGGACCTCGTGCCAAAGCCGGGTCATTGCCGACCGAAGCGTCCTCGAACGTTCCCTGGCCGAGGTGACCGCCCGGTTCCAAGGGCAGTCGGCCCCTTGTCCGCCGGATTGGGGCGGCTATCGGGTGATTCCCGACACGGTCGAGTTTTGGCAGGGCCGGCAGAGCCGCCTGCACGATCGATTTCGATTCCGGCACCTCGCCGGGCTTTGGCACCGTGACCGTCTCTCGCCCTAA
- the fahA gene encoding fumarylacetoacetase, with product MTRHLDHTHDPATKSWLDSARRPGADFPIQNLPLGVFRRRTDSDSPRLGAAIGDQVVDLNRAVGQGLLAGCAPELQAAVAARTLNPLMALGRTGATELRHRLFALLKEGAPDRQAASHCLVPAETVELLLPADIGDYTDFYASIFHATNVGSMFRPENPLLPNYKYLPIGYHGRASSIVPSGTPIRRPMGQIKEGQAPDPVFGPSRSLDYECEIAAYLCGANPLGTEVPMAEAESRLFGICLLNDWSARDVQSWEYQPLGPFLAKNFASTLSPWIVTMDALAPFRVPSFDRPAGDPDPLPYLHAESDRRSGGIDVTVEVSLSSQKMRADGLPPVRLSVGRLAMMYWTFAQLVAHHASNGCNLRPGDLLGSGTISGPTRESRGCLLEMTWRGAEPITLPSGELRRFLQDGDEVIMRGACEREGAARIGLGECRGTVVAA from the coding sequence ATGACCCGACACCTCGATCACACCCACGACCCGGCGACCAAATCCTGGCTCGACTCGGCTCGTCGCCCCGGCGCCGATTTCCCGATTCAGAACCTGCCCCTCGGCGTGTTCCGGCGCCGGACGGATTCGGACTCGCCTCGCCTCGGTGCGGCCATCGGCGACCAGGTCGTCGATCTCAATCGTGCGGTCGGGCAGGGGCTCCTCGCTGGATGCGCACCGGAGCTCCAGGCCGCGGTCGCCGCGCGGACCCTCAATCCGTTGATGGCGCTCGGTCGCACCGGTGCCACCGAACTGCGGCACCGGCTCTTCGCCCTCCTCAAAGAGGGGGCGCCGGATCGGCAGGCCGCCTCGCATTGCCTCGTCCCGGCCGAGACCGTGGAACTCCTCCTTCCGGCGGACATCGGCGACTATACCGACTTCTACGCGTCGATTTTCCATGCGACCAACGTCGGGAGCATGTTCCGGCCCGAGAACCCGCTCCTGCCGAACTACAAGTACCTGCCGATCGGATACCACGGGCGGGCCTCCTCGATCGTACCGAGCGGCACCCCGATCCGCCGACCGATGGGCCAGATCAAGGAGGGCCAGGCGCCGGACCCGGTGTTTGGCCCCAGCCGGTCGCTCGACTACGAATGTGAGATTGCGGCCTATCTCTGCGGGGCCAACCCGTTGGGCACCGAGGTCCCGATGGCGGAGGCCGAATCAAGGCTGTTCGGGATTTGCCTGTTGAACGACTGGTCGGCTCGGGACGTCCAGAGTTGGGAATACCAGCCGCTCGGGCCGTTTCTGGCCAAGAACTTCGCGAGTACTCTGTCGCCCTGGATCGTGACCATGGACGCCCTGGCGCCGTTTCGGGTCCCATCGTTCGACCGGCCGGCCGGTGACCCCGACCCGCTCCCGTACCTCCACGCCGAGTCCGACCGGCGGAGTGGCGGCATCGATGTGACCGTGGAGGTGTCCCTCTCGAGCCAGAAGATGCGGGCCGACGGCCTCCCGCCGGTTCGGCTGAGTGTGGGCCGGCTGGCCATGATGTACTGGACGTTCGCGCAACTGGTGGCCCATCACGCGAGCAACGGATGCAACCTCCGCCCCGGTGACCTCCTCGGCAGCGGGACGATTTCCGGGCCGACGCGCGAGAGCCGGGGGTGCCTGTTGGAAATGACCTGGCGAGGCGCCGAGCCGATCACGCTGCCGTCCGGAGAACTCCGCCGGTTTCTCCAAGACGGTGACGAGGTCATCATGCGCGGGGCCTGCGAACGGGAAGGGGCCGCGCGGATCGGGCTCGGGGAATGCCGGGGGACAGTGGTGGCCGCCTGA
- a CDS encoding response regulator, whose product MVGQPIAMTLTGQSPMLNGSPRLAATGLTPKASLTVLLVEDNPIDAMRMRQLLARARTSHFAVESVASLHTAEERLACSGVDLVLLDLSLPDSVGLGTYLSLAHLAPSLPVIVSTGFSRRIRRLRSHPTRSPGLRDEVPVVKAAASRTALPPA is encoded by the coding sequence ATGGTGGGACAACCAATCGCGATGACGTTAACGGGCCAGAGCCCGATGCTGAACGGAAGTCCCCGCCTCGCGGCAACCGGACTGACGCCCAAGGCTTCGCTCACGGTCCTGTTGGTCGAAGATAATCCAATTGACGCCATGCGAATGCGGCAACTCTTGGCGAGGGCGCGCACCAGTCACTTCGCCGTCGAGTCGGTGGCAAGCCTCCACACGGCCGAGGAGCGATTGGCGTGCAGTGGAGTCGACCTGGTCCTCCTCGACCTCAGCCTGCCCGACAGTGTCGGCCTCGGCACCTACTTGAGCCTGGCGCATCTGGCGCCATCCCTTCCGGTGATCGTCTCGACCGGATTCTCCCGACGAATCCGTCGGCTTCGAAGCCATCCAACTCGGAGCCCAGGACTTCGTGATGAAGTCCCAGTGGTCAAGGCCGCCGCAAGCAGAACCGCTCTGCCGCCTGCCTAG